The genomic stretch AGTTTGCCTCGCTGCGCCAGAACGTCACCCGGGCCATCGAGAGTGGCGACCGTCAGGCCATCGCCGCGATCCAGGCGGACACGACGCTGCCCGCCGCGGCCAAGGCCCAGTTCCGCGAGCTTCCCCAGGGCGGCGTGGGAGCAGGCGTGACGGCCGCGTTCACTCCGCTCCGAGCCACCGTGAGTGACGCCATCACGTCCGGGAACGCCGCACAGGTGCAGGCACTCGCGGCCAATCCCCAGCTGCCCGAGGCCCTGCGCGCCCGCGTGGCGCAGATTCCGGCCGCAGCCCTGGCGACCCCGCAGGGCCGCGCCCAGGTGCTCGCCGGGCTCCAGCAGGGGCTCGCGCAGGCCGAGACCGCGGCCCGCACACAGGCGACCCAGCAGGCCCTGACCGGTGCCCTGAAGGGCATCGACGACGGCGAACAGGTGGCGCTGTCCAGCTCCCGCGCCAGCAAGGTCGCGTTCGCGCAGACGATCTCGCATATCTACGTGTACTGCATCGTGATCGCCGTGCTGGCCTTCCTGGCCACGCTGATGATGCCCAACCTGCGCATCCCGAAGCGCGGTGAGGGACAGGCCACCGCCCCCACCCACGTCGAGATCTGAACCGGATGCTGACGTACTGCCGCCTTTGATGGGCTGACGTTAACCAGAGAGCAGGAGAAGAGACGGCCCTCGGCAGCATCCGGGGGTCGTCTTCCCGTCACCGCGCCACCGGCCGCGCTACCCTGCGCCGCATGACCCGCGCCCTGTACGACGACCTGCCGCCCCGCCTGGACTTCACGGCCACCGTCACCGAGGTGCACGGCCAGCGGGTGCAGCTCGACGCCACCGCGTTCTATCCCGAGGGCGGCGGGCAGCCGGGCGACGTGGGCCGCATGTCGTGGGCCGGTGGGGACGCCGCGGTCACGGCAACCCGCAAGGACAAGGCCACCGGGGCCATCTGGCACGAGCTGGAGGGCCCCATGCCGGCTGTCGGGATGCCCGTGAGTGGTGCTGTGGATCCTGGGACGCGCTGGCGGCACACGCAGCGGCACTCGGGGGAGCATCTGCTGGCCCAGGCCTTTCACCGGGTGAACCCGGTCTTCGCGGTCGAGGCCGTCAGCATGACCTCGCCCGAGTGCACCATCGACCTGCGCGGCGACCCGGGCGAGGGTCACGTGCAGGCCGCCGAGACCCTGCTGCGCGAGGTGTTCGGGCGCCACGACCTGACCCTGGACACCCCCGTGGTGCCCGAGGGCGACCTGGGCCGGTACCCGCTGCGGCGGCCCACGAAGGTGCGGGGCGACGTGCGCCTCGTGATCTTTCAGGACGTGGATGGCGTGCCCTTCGACGTGAGCGCGTGCGGCGGCACCCATGTGCCCCACGCCGCGATGGCCGCGCCGGTGGTCATCCTGCGCACCGAGCGCATCAAGGGCGGGCTGACCCGCGTGGTCTTCATGGCGGGTGAGGAAGCCAGCGCCTACCTGGGCGGCGTCTACCGCGACGGCCGGGCGCTGGCCCAGACCTTCAGCGTGCCCGTCGAACGCCTGACCGAACGGGTGGAGGGGCTGCGGGCAGAACAGCGGGCGACCGCCGACGCCCTGACCGCGACGAGGCGGGCGCTGGCCCGCACCCTGCTGGACGCGGCTCCCCGGGTGGACATCGGGGGGCGGTCGTTCCAGCGCCACCACGTCGACGATCCGGCCGTGCTGACCGAACTGCTCATGCTCGTGGAGACGCCGGATATCGTGGCCACCGTGTCTCCGTCCGGGCGGTGTGGAATCGCCACGGCCAATCCGGATATGGATGCCGGAGCGCTGCTGCGGACGGTGCTTGCCCAGACCGGCGGCAAGGGTGGCGGAAAGCCCACGCTGGCGCAGGGGCAGACGGCGCAGCCGGAGGCGTTTCTGGAGGCGGTGGCGTCCGCCCTGTCCGGACAGTAGACCCTGTCCCTGGTAGCCTGGGCCTCATGACCATTCATCTGAACGCCGAACCGGGCCAGATCGCCGAGACCGTCCTGCTGCCCGGCGATCCCCTGCGGGCGCAACACATCGCCGAGACGTTCTTCGAGAACCCCGTGTTGCACAACACCGTGCGCGGCATGCACGGCTACACCGGCACGTACCGGGGCCAGCGCGTCAGCGTGCAGGGCACCGGCATGGGCATTGCCAGCTCCATGATCTACGTGAACGAACTCATCACCGGGTACGGCTGCCAGAACCTCGTGCGGGTGGGCACCGCCGGCAGCTATCAGGAGCACGTGCATGTGCGCGACATCGTGCTGGCGCAGGCGGCGTGCACCGACAGCAACATCAACACCATCCGCTTCGGGGCCAAGACCTATGCGCCCATCGCGGATTTCGGGCTGCTGGCGGCGGCCCACCGGATTGCCCAGGAGCGCGGCCACACCACGCATGTCGGCAACATCATGAGCAGCGACACCTTCTATCACGACGATTTCGACCAGTACCGCATCTGGGCCGACTACGGCGTGCTGGCCGTCGAGATGGAGGCGGCCGGGCTGTACACCCTGGCCGCGAAGCACGGCGTGAAGGCGCTGACCGTCCTGACCATCAGCGACCACCTCGTCACGCGCGAGGAGACCACCGCCGAGGAACGTCAGGTGACCTTCAACGCCATGGTCGAGATCGCGCTGGACGCTGCGCTGGGGCTGTAGAACCAGACAGAGGGGAGGGGCCGGACGATCGATCGTCCGGCCCCTCCTGTCATCGGTGCTCAGGCGCGGCGCAGTCGGGCGATGAAGAAGCCGTCGATGCCGTCTTCCGGCACGGTCAGGAGGCCGGGACCGGCGGGCACGTGCGGCACCTCCGTGTTGGGAACCGGATCGCTCACGAATTCCGGGTGGGTGGCCAGGAACGCCGCGACCACATCACGGCCCTCCTGGGGCGCGACCGAGCACACCGAGTAGACCAGCACCCCGCCCGGAGCGACCAGGGGCGCGGCGGTCTCGAGGAGCTGTGCCTGGAGTCCGGCGGCGGCCGTGACCTCGTCCGGGGTCACGCGCAGCTTGATCTCGGGGTGACTGCGCAGGGTGCCGGTGCCGGTGCAGGGGGCATCCAGCAGCACCAGGTCGGCGGGTGGCACGTCCAGCGGCTGCGTCAGGTCGTGCGTGACGAACTGAGCACTCAGCCCCAGGCGCTTCATGTTCCGGCGGGCGGCGGCGTGTTTGCCGGGCAGGACGTCCACGCTGGTCACGTCGGCCCCCCGCGCCGCGAGCATGGCGGCCTTGATGCCCGCACCGCCAGCAAGATCGAGCACCCGCACGCCCGTCACATCACCCAGGGCCGCCACGCAGGCCATGCTCGCCGGGTTGATTGGCTGGGCCTGACCCTCCTGGTACGCGGCGGTCGTCCGCAGGGGCTGCGCCAACTCCACGCGGTCGATGCCCTGGGGGCCGGGCGTCACCACACTGCCATCGGCCTCCAGCGAGGCCACCCCGGCGTCCGACAGGCTCAGCCAGAGGGGCTGCGGCTCCAGCAGGCTGGCCATCACGGCGTCGGCGCGGGGGCCGTAGGCGTCGCGCAGAATCGTGGCCAGCCACTCCGGCAGTTCGGCGGCGGGGGAGACCGGAACAGCCTCCACCCGGCGGAGCACCGCATTCACGAGGCCCGGCGGGGCCAGGCGGGCGTCTCTGGCCAGATTCACGTACTCGCTCACCACCGCGTGGGCGGGGGTGTCCAGGTGCAGCTTCTCGAAGGTGCCGGCCATGAGCAGCGTCCAGACCTTCGGGTGCGTGCCGGGATCCAGCATGGGGGCCAGCGCTGCCCGCAGGCTGGCGTGGTGGCGCAGCGTGCCGTAGACGAGGTGGGTGGCGAGCCCGGCGTCGCGCGCGGGCAGCCGGGCCGCGTGCAGGGCGGCGTCCAGCGCAGGCGCGGCGAAGGAATCGCCGGCCATGACGCGCATCAGCACGCGCACGCCGAGTTCACGGGCCGGATTGGCGGGCACCGGCCGGCGGGTCGGGGAGGGAGGTCGGGTCATCCGGCCAGCATACGGCGTGGACGGGTCAGGGCGCCGCGGCGGGCACGTGCACGCTGACCCGGGGCCGGACGATCAGTGTCCACAGCAGCGCCGCGCCCAGCACGCAGCCGCTGAGGAGGTACGGGGCGCCGTGCCCGGCGTGCTGGTACAGGCCGGTGCCGATCAGCGGGCCGGTCATGCGGCCCAGCGCCAGGGCACTGGAGTTCAGGCCCGCCACGGTGCCCTGCTCGTCGTCGCCCACGCTCAGGCTCAGGGCAGCACTCAGGCTGGGGCTGACGATGGCGCTACCCACGCCGATCACCGCGAGGGCCAGCGTGATCGGCCAGAACGCGGTCATGCCCGGCAGCACGACCATCCCGGCGGCCATGATCGCCAGTCCGGCGGCAATCAGCGGTGTGGGTGACACCCGCCTGGACAGCGGCCGGATCGCGCCGCCCTGGACGAGCGCCGCCACGATCCCGAACACGGCGAGCATGCCGCCGATCCGCTGCGCTGCGCCGGCCGGCGTCAGGTGCAGGGTGTCCTGCACGAAAAACCCGATGGTCTGCTCCATGCCCACCGATGCCAGGGTGGTGACGGCGCTCAGTGCGAGGAACATCAGTATGCCGGGGCGACCCAGCAGCCTCCGGCGGTTGGCTCCCGGAGCGGTGGCGGCGGTGACGTGCCGCGTCTCGGGCAACACACGCGAGGCCACGAGGGCCGTCACGGCTCCCAGGGCTGCACTGAAGTACACGGGCGCCGTCAATCCCAGGCCGCTCAGCACGGCACCCAGGCCAGGGCCGAACACCACACCCAGGCCGAAGGCGGCCCCGATCAGGCCCATGCCGGCGGCCCGGTCGCCGGTGCTGCTCAGGTCGGCCATCATGGCCTGGGCCGTGGGGAGCGTGGCACTCGACAGCACGCCGCCCAGCACGCGCGTGGCCACCAGCAGGGCGAACAGGGGCACGCCCGTCAGCACGCCCCGCAGGCCCAGTTCGGCGATCAGGCCGAAGAGACCGAACGACACCGCAAATCCGGTCAGGCCGAGCAGCAGCACCGGCCGGCGCCCCCGACGCTCGCTGCGGGCTCCCCACAGGGGTGAGCACACGAACTGCATCAGCGAATACGCCGTGGCGAACCACGCCGTCTGGGTCTCACTCAGCCCCAGTTCACGGCCCAGCGGCGCAATGATGGGAAACAGGATGCTCAGGCCGAGCATCGCGATAAAGATGGTCAGGAACAGCACCGTTCTGGTGCGGCCACTGCGGGCGGCGTGGGGGGTGGTGCCCGTCATGCGCGGATGATAGGCCGGCCCGCCGGCAGAGCCAGGGTGGGGATGTCCCGATCCGCACCGGATCGCCGCCTGGAGTGGCGGTCGGATTACGAAGCGAGGCCTATAGCGATAAAAATGAATCAATTGATCATTGTCAAGTCAGGTACGGCTTTCTATAATGCCCTCCGAGCAACCCCCAACCGAGCCACAGTGCTCAAGTCCATGCAGCGCCCCGGGCGCTGCTCTGTGGCGCGCAACCATAATGGAAGCGGTTCATTCTGTACAGGACGCCGCTGAACGAAGGAGCCTCATGAAGAGAATCGCCGTGACCGTGCTGTCTCTCGCCCTCGCCTCCCAGGCTGGCGCTGCCACCCTGACCGTGTGGTCGCACTTCGGTGGCCCGGAACTCACATGGCTCAAGGAGCAGGCCTCAGCGTTCCAGAAGAAGACCGGCAACCAGGTGAACATCGTCACCGTGCCGCTCGACCAGATGAAGGACAAGTTCATCCAGTCCGCCCCCAAGGGCCAGGGCCCGGACATGCTGCTGACCCTGCCGCATGACCAGCTCGGGGCGCTGGCCGCCGCCGGCGTGATCGAGCCGATGGACAAGTACGTGACCTCCAAGACGGACTTCGACAAGACTGCCGTGAACGCCATGACGTACAACGGCAAGCTGTTCGGCCTGCCCATGTACGCCGAGGCTGTCGCGGTCGTGTACAACAAGAAGCTCGTGCCGACGGCCCCCACCACGTGGGCCGAGTTCCTGAAAGTCGCGCAGACGAACACCGGCAACGGGAAGTTCGGGTACCTGGCGGACCTCTCGAACGCGTACATGCAGTACGGCGTGATCAGCGCGTACGGCGGCTATGTCTTCAAGGCCAACGGCGGCAGCCTGAACACCAAGGACGTCGGTCTGGCGAACGCCGGCGCCGACAAGGCCAGCGCGTTCCTCAACGACCTGCGGTACAAGTACAACCTCGTGCCGGAAGGCGTGGACGGCGGCGCGGCCAAGAGCGCGTTCGTGGACGGCCGCCTGGCGATGCTGCTCACCGGCCCGTGGGACATGGGGGACATCAAGAAGGCCGGCGTCGACTACGGCATCACGTCTTTCCCGACGCCTCCCGGCGCGACCGGCAAGTGGAGCCCCTTCGTGGGCGTGCAGGGCACCATGATCAACGCCTACAGCAAGAACAAGGCCATCGCGGCCCAGTTCGCCAAGGCCGTCGCCGTGAGCGACGCGCAGGTGTCCTTCAACAAGGCCGGGGGCCGCATTCCCGTCAGCCTGAGCGCCCGCACCAAGCTCAAGGCCGACCCGGTCGTCGTGGGCTTCGGCAAGAGCATCTCGGCGGGCACCCCCATGCCCAACGTGCCGGCCATGGGCGCCGTGTGGGGACCGTGGAGCGCCGCGATCGCCCAGAGCGTCCAGAAGCCGAACCAGGACTACGGCTCGATCCTGAAGAAGGCCGTCACCGAAATCAACGGCAACATCAAGTAACCGGCAACGGATTACTGAGACGCCCAGCGGGATTCCCGGCCATACCGGGAAAAAACGGCGGAATCCGTGCTTCGTTTCAACGAGGCATGTGATTCCGCCGTTTTCAATACAACGACCGACATGTGAGTAGCATGAAGGTGGTATTGAACCATTGATCTGGCGGGTATTGCGTCGCGGCAGGGTTCAATTCATGATGAATGCACCATTTTCGAAGGGGAGGAATTGATGATAGAGACCATGACACCGCCGGCGGCAGCGGCACGGCGGCCCACGGTGCCGCCGGCCGGGACGCGCGGCGTGCTCATCGCCATCGGCGTCCTGCTGGTCATGCTCGGTGTTGCCGCACTGGTCGGGTGGGCGATCTCGTCCGTGACCAGTCAGGTGTGGGCCGCCGCGCCACCGTACCTGATCCTGGTCTGGGTCGTCGTCGCGCTGCTCGTGCTGATGCCGCTGACCTACCGGCTGGTTCCATGGATCGCCAACTGGTACTACCTGTTTCCGGCGCTGGTGTTCATCCTGGCGTTTACGGTGCTGCCGGTCGTGCTGACCGTCAATTACGCCTTCACGAACTACAGTGGCGAGAACAGCGGGAACCCCGACAGCGGCGTACGCACCGGCGCGACTGTCAGCGCCGACCGCCGCACCGTCACCCTGGCCGATCTGCCGGAGGGCCAGACCCTCCAGACCTACCTGAAGTGCCGTTCGGCCACCTGCCGCGGCGACACCGTCATCCTGTACGACGAGGACGCCTCGGTGCCGGTTCGGGCGAAGGTTCAGAGCGTGGCGGGCACGGCCATCACGCTGCAGAACGCGGTGCCTCAGTCGCTGGAGGTCGCCAACGCCACGCGCCTGAACCGCTATGAGCGCGTGGGCCTGCGGAACTTCCAGGACATCTTCGCCCGCGCCAGCCGGGCGCTGTGGCCGGTCTTCGTGTGGACGGTGATCTTCGCGCTGGGCACGGTCATCCTGAACACCCTGGCGGGCCTGATCCTGGGCATCCTGCTGTTCAACAAGAGGCTCAAGGGCCGCAACATCTACCGCACGCTGCTGTTCCTGCCGTGGGCGATTCCGGCGGTGATCAGCGTGCAGATGTGGGTGGCGCTGTTCAACCAGCAGTTCGGCATCGTGAACAAGTCGCTGGGCCTGCTGGGCTTCGCGGCGGTGCCGTGGCTCGGTGATCCGCTGTGGGCCAAGGTGAGCATCCTGCTGGTGAACCTGTGGCTGGGCTTCCCGTATATGATGACCGCCACCATCTCGGCCCTGGCGACCATCAATGAGGATCTGTACGAGGCGGCCAGCATCGACGGTGCGAGCCGCTGGCAGCAGATCACCAACATCACGTTGCCACTGCTGCGCACGTCGTTCACGCCGATCATGCTCTCGGCCTTCGCGTTCAACTTCAACAACTTCGGGATCATCTATCTGCTCACGGCCGGCGGCCCCGCCCAGGAAGGTCGGGAGAGCACCGCGCAGAGCACCGACATCCTGCTGTCGTGGGGCTACAACACGGCCTTCGCGAGCAGCGGCGGGCAGAACTACGCCCTGGCCAGCGCCATCGCCCTGATCATCTTCTTCCTGACCCTCGCCATCAGTCTCGTGAACTTCAAGGCGGCCGGCGTGTTCGAGGAGGCCCGCAAGTGACCACCGCGCCCCAGAAGTCCACGCCGTCCCTGCCGCCCGGCGGTTATGTCCACCGCGAACCCAGCGCCCTGCGCCGCGCTGCGCCGTGGATCGTCGTGGCGGCACTCGTCATCGGGTTCATCGTGCTCGGTGCGGCGCTGTCGCGCAACATGCAGGGGCGACCCAAGAGCTTCACCATCTACTTTGTGGAACGCGGCTGGGTGCGCTTCCTGCTGTTCCTGCTGGCGGCCAGCGGCGTCCTGGCGCTGCTGAGTCTGGCCGGGCAGAAGATCGGGGAGGCGCGCACGGGTCGCAAGATCAGTTACCTGGCCGTGCTGGGCGACCAGCTCACCCACCTCTTCCTGATCCTGGTCGTGCTGGTGGCGGTCTATCCGCTGTTCTACGTCGTGATCGCCGCGTTCGACCCCCGAAACTCGCTGTTCGCGTTCCCGGACTTCAGCAACCCGAACATCCTGTACCGCACGGGCCTGCTGCCGAACCTGCAGGTGCTCAGTCTCGAGAACTATGGCCGCCTGTTCGACGGCCTGACCGTGCCCGGCTGGCAGGTCGTGCTGGCCGTGATCGGAGGCGCGGCCCTGGCGGCCCTGCTGATCATGGCCCTGATGACCCGCCTGGGCCGCGACAGCGTGGGACTGACCCGGACACGCACGTGGACCATGCGGATCCTGGTGGCCGCACTGGCCGTGATCGTGCTGTTCATGACCCCGGCCCAGTTCACCGGCCAGGGCAACGAGAGCAAGTTCCTGCTGTCGGTGCGCAACACGCTGTTCGTGTCCGGCCTGACCGGGCTGCTCGCCATCCTGCTCTCGACGACCGCCGGCTACGCCATGGCGCGGCTGCGCTTCCCCGGCCGCTTCCAGATGCTGCTGTTCTTCATCTTCATCCAGATGTTCCCGGTGTTCCTGGCGCTGGTCGCCGTGTACACCCTGATGGTGCTCCTGGGCCTCACGAACACCTTCACGGGCCTGATCCTGGCGTACTCCGGGGGAGCAATCGCCTTCAACACCTGGATCTTCAAGGGCTACGTGGAATCCCTGCCCGAATCGCTGGAAGAGGCCGCCATGGTCGACGGGGCCACCCGCTGGCAGACCTTCCTGAGGGTGGTGCTGCCGCTGTCAGGCGGGATCCTGGTGTTCATCTTCCTGAACCAGTTCATCGGCACGTACGCCGAATTCATCCTGGCCAACGTCCTGCTCACCGGCGTCGAGAAATGGACGGTCGGCGTGATGCTGCTGTCCTTCACGTCCGGGCAGTTCAGCACCAAGTGGGGTATCTTCGCCGCCGCCGCCACGCTGGGGGCGCTGCCGATCGTGGCGCTGTTCTATGGCTTCCAGCAGTTCTTCGTCGGCGGCGCGGTCGCCGGGGGCGTCAAGGAGTAGGCCGGCACACGGTCAGCCGGGGGGCCGCGTTCTGTCGGCCCCCTGATCCATGATCGGGGCCGGCGCAAGGGTGACGGTCACGGCGGCGGCCAGCAGCAGCAGTCCGGAGGCCACCGCGACATTCGCCAGAGCAACGCCCGCGAGCAGGGCGAACAGCACCGCTGCCAGCGAACGGGTTCGCGCGGCGTCGGGATCGGCTGGTGTGGGCGCGGTTGCAGGGGTGGGCTGGGGTTCCGGGCGGTTCAGGACGGTCATCGTTGCCTCCATGTCTGCTGGTGCCGGGTGGGTGCAGTCATGGTGACCGGTCTCTGTCAGCGCAGGGTCAACAGGGCGGAGGCGGTGGCGTGATCGCCACCGCCTCCGTCAGGTCGTGCTCTGGCTCAGGCGTCGGGATTCGGCATGGAGGCCGTCACGGCCGGATCGACGCCCGCTTCGAATCGCTGGAAGTTCTCGCGGAACATCCGGGCCAGCTTGTGGGCGGTGCGGGCGTACGCCTCGGGATCCGCCCACGCCTGCTGCGGATTGAGCACCTCGGCGGGCACGCCGGGTACCTCGGTGGGAATCTCCAGGCCGAAGAAGGGTTCGCGCCCGAAGGCCACGCCGTCGAGCCCACCGCTGATGGCGGCGTTCAGCAGGGCGCGGGTGTGCGCGATGCTCATGCGGTGGCCCTGACCGTACATGCCGCCGGTCCAGCCGGTGTTGACCAGCCACACCCGGGCACCGCTGTCCCGCACCTTGCGGGCCAGCAGCCGCGCGTACTCGCCGGGGTGGCGCGGCATGAAGGGCGC from Deinococcus sp. AB2017081 encodes the following:
- a CDS encoding alanyl-tRNA editing protein, producing MTRALYDDLPPRLDFTATVTEVHGQRVQLDATAFYPEGGGQPGDVGRMSWAGGDAAVTATRKDKATGAIWHELEGPMPAVGMPVSGAVDPGTRWRHTQRHSGEHLLAQAFHRVNPVFAVEAVSMTSPECTIDLRGDPGEGHVQAAETLLREVFGRHDLTLDTPVVPEGDLGRYPLRRPTKVRGDVRLVIFQDVDGVPFDVSACGGTHVPHAAMAAPVVILRTERIKGGLTRVVFMAGEEASAYLGGVYRDGRALAQTFSVPVERLTERVEGLRAEQRATADALTATRRALARTLLDAAPRVDIGGRSFQRHHVDDPAVLTELLMLVETPDIVATVSPSGRCGIATANPDMDAGALLRTVLAQTGGKGGGKPTLAQGQTAQPEAFLEAVASALSGQ
- the deoD gene encoding purine-nucleoside phosphorylase, whose product is MTIHLNAEPGQIAETVLLPGDPLRAQHIAETFFENPVLHNTVRGMHGYTGTYRGQRVSVQGTGMGIASSMIYVNELITGYGCQNLVRVGTAGSYQEHVHVRDIVLAQAACTDSNINTIRFGAKTYAPIADFGLLAAAHRIAQERGHTTHVGNIMSSDTFYHDDFDQYRIWADYGVLAVEMEAAGLYTLAAKHGVKALTVLTISDHLVTREETTAEERQVTFNAMVEIALDAALGL
- a CDS encoding RsmB/NOP family class I SAM-dependent RNA methyltransferase, giving the protein MTRPPSPTRRPVPANPARELGVRVLMRVMAGDSFAAPALDAALHAARLPARDAGLATHLVYGTLRHHASLRAALAPMLDPGTHPKVWTLLMAGTFEKLHLDTPAHAVVSEYVNLARDARLAPPGLVNAVLRRVEAVPVSPAAELPEWLATILRDAYGPRADAVMASLLEPQPLWLSLSDAGVASLEADGSVVTPGPQGIDRVELAQPLRTTAAYQEGQAQPINPASMACVAALGDVTGVRVLDLAGGAGIKAAMLAARGADVTSVDVLPGKHAAARRNMKRLGLSAQFVTHDLTQPLDVPPADLVLLDAPCTGTGTLRSHPEIKLRVTPDEVTAAAGLQAQLLETAAPLVAPGGVLVYSVCSVAPQEGRDVVAAFLATHPEFVSDPVPNTEVPHVPAGPGLLTVPEDGIDGFFIARLRRA
- a CDS encoding MFS transporter; protein product: MTGTTPHAARSGRTRTVLFLTIFIAMLGLSILFPIIAPLGRELGLSETQTAWFATAYSLMQFVCSPLWGARSERRGRRPVLLLGLTGFAVSFGLFGLIAELGLRGVLTGVPLFALLVATRVLGGVLSSATLPTAQAMMADLSSTGDRAAGMGLIGAAFGLGVVFGPGLGAVLSGLGLTAPVYFSAALGAVTALVASRVLPETRHVTAATAPGANRRRLLGRPGILMFLALSAVTTLASVGMEQTIGFFVQDTLHLTPAGAAQRIGGMLAVFGIVAALVQGGAIRPLSRRVSPTPLIAAGLAIMAAGMVVLPGMTAFWPITLALAVIGVGSAIVSPSLSAALSLSVGDDEQGTVAGLNSSALALGRMTGPLIGTGLYQHAGHGAPYLLSGCVLGAALLWTLIVRPRVSVHVPAAAP
- a CDS encoding maltose ABC transporter substrate-binding protein, with the protein product MKRIAVTVLSLALASQAGAATLTVWSHFGGPELTWLKEQASAFQKKTGNQVNIVTVPLDQMKDKFIQSAPKGQGPDMLLTLPHDQLGALAAAGVIEPMDKYVTSKTDFDKTAVNAMTYNGKLFGLPMYAEAVAVVYNKKLVPTAPTTWAEFLKVAQTNTGNGKFGYLADLSNAYMQYGVISAYGGYVFKANGGSLNTKDVGLANAGADKASAFLNDLRYKYNLVPEGVDGGAAKSAFVDGRLAMLLTGPWDMGDIKKAGVDYGITSFPTPPGATGKWSPFVGVQGTMINAYSKNKAIAAQFAKAVAVSDAQVSFNKAGGRIPVSLSARTKLKADPVVVGFGKSISAGTPMPNVPAMGAVWGPWSAAIAQSVQKPNQDYGSILKKAVTEINGNIK
- a CDS encoding ABC transporter permease subunit, which codes for MTPPAAAARRPTVPPAGTRGVLIAIGVLLVMLGVAALVGWAISSVTSQVWAAAPPYLILVWVVVALLVLMPLTYRLVPWIANWYYLFPALVFILAFTVLPVVLTVNYAFTNYSGENSGNPDSGVRTGATVSADRRTVTLADLPEGQTLQTYLKCRSATCRGDTVILYDEDASVPVRAKVQSVAGTAITLQNAVPQSLEVANATRLNRYERVGLRNFQDIFARASRALWPVFVWTVIFALGTVILNTLAGLILGILLFNKRLKGRNIYRTLLFLPWAIPAVISVQMWVALFNQQFGIVNKSLGLLGFAAVPWLGDPLWAKVSILLVNLWLGFPYMMTATISALATINEDLYEAASIDGASRWQQITNITLPLLRTSFTPIMLSAFAFNFNNFGIIYLLTAGGPAQEGRESTAQSTDILLSWGYNTAFASSGGQNYALASAIALIIFFLTLAISLVNFKAAGVFEEARK
- a CDS encoding sugar ABC transporter permease — encoded protein: MTTAPQKSTPSLPPGGYVHREPSALRRAAPWIVVAALVIGFIVLGAALSRNMQGRPKSFTIYFVERGWVRFLLFLLAASGVLALLSLAGQKIGEARTGRKISYLAVLGDQLTHLFLILVVLVAVYPLFYVVIAAFDPRNSLFAFPDFSNPNILYRTGLLPNLQVLSLENYGRLFDGLTVPGWQVVLAVIGGAALAALLIMALMTRLGRDSVGLTRTRTWTMRILVAALAVIVLFMTPAQFTGQGNESKFLLSVRNTLFVSGLTGLLAILLSTTAGYAMARLRFPGRFQMLLFFIFIQMFPVFLALVAVYTLMVLLGLTNTFTGLILAYSGGAIAFNTWIFKGYVESLPESLEEAAMVDGATRWQTFLRVVLPLSGGILVFIFLNQFIGTYAEFILANVLLTGVEKWTVGVMLLSFTSGQFSTKWGIFAAAATLGALPIVALFYGFQQFFVGGAVAGGVKE